In Candidatus Nitrospira nitrificans, the sequence GTTGATGCACCAGCTTCTTACCGAACCGGGCTCGAAGCGCCTTGATCAGCCCACTGCCGCCATCGGTGACAAACAGAATTCGGCGGGAGAGGACCAGCCCGCGACGCTCCAGGTCCACAAACAGCGCCTCACAGATCTCGTGATTTTCTGAAGAGCCCTGCCAGAACCCCAAGGCCTTCTTCTCCCCACCCTGGTCCACCCCCAGGGCGACGAGAAACGCCTCGCCCCCTCGGTGGATGGTGTCGAGGAAGAGGGCAAATGGCGTGACGTCGGCCAGAGATCGTTGTTGGAACGCCTTCAGTTTCGTCGCGGTCAGCTCCACGAGCTTGCGAGAGACCGAGGAGGCGGACACGCCGAACGCCCCTGCGGCCTCGATCACGGTGTCCGCGTAGCGCTGCGCCGACACGCCTCGGAGAATCTTCGCCAACAGTTCCTCCGAAAATGCCCCCGGCGCACGCATCCGGGCATAGGACTGCAGGGTCAGCTCTCCCTGCGTCACGTGCCGCAAGCGGGGGCGCGTCACCTTGACCTTCTGGTCTCCCAGGAAGATCGAGCCGTCCTCATGCGCCCACTTTTGAAGAGCAGGGTCCGTCGGATGGTAGTCCGGTCCCGCGATCTCCTCGCGCTCCATCAGCATGATACTCTCACCCACCATCCGTCCCATCTCCAGCATCACCGCATCCAACGCTTGTTTCCCGGAGTGAATGACACGGACCAGGGTCCCCAGCATTCGGTCCTCACCCGTCATCGCTCGCAATCCTGCCAACACCTGTTTCCGTTGTCTGGTCTCCCGCCTCATCGGTGGCTCCTTTCCTGTGTGCCCGTAGAGTATTCCACGGCAGGAGCCCCTCATTCAAAATTCAACGGACTTCAATATAACTCCATTTTGGCGATCACATCAGCCTTCTTGATAATCTTCACCTGCACGGTGGAGGACGATTCGACTACTTCAAACAGATTCGTACTGTTCGTCCGACGGATATAGATCCTACTCAGACTGAGCAAAACCAATCGGATATCGCCTTCAGCCCCTCCGTCGGCGTTACCTATCAACCGTGGAAACCCATAGCATTGTTCGCCAACTATACAGAGTCGTTTTCCCCACAAGCGGGTGGAACCAGGAGCTTCGCCGGGACGTTGTTCGATCCAGAACGAGGCAAGGCTTATGAGGGCGGCGTCAAATTTCAATTCTTCGAGGACAGATTACGGGCACGCGTTGCCGCCTTTCACATCAAGAAGAAAAACGTCTTGTCGACCGATCCTCTTAACGGATTCGAATTTTCCGTGCTAACCGGTGAACAGCGCAGTCAAGGCATCGAATTCGATGTGGCGGGAAGACTTTTGCCTGGCTGGGATATCATCGCCAACTATGCTTACATTGACGCTCGGATCACCAAAGATCTGATGTTTCTTGAAGGAAGCCGGCTCAACAATTCCGCTCTGCATCAAGGCAGCCTCTGGACGACGTATTTTCTCCAGGAAGGTCCGCTCAAAGGCCTCGGTGCCGGAGTGGGTATGTACGCGCAAGGGAAACGAAATGGGACGTTCCAATGTACGGATCCGGCCAATTGCGCGGCACCATTCGAGCTCCCAGGGTATGTCCGTATGGATGCAGCCGTGTATTATCGGAAGCCGGAAATCTTCAGCCGAACCAATTTACTTGCGGCCGTCAACTTTACCAATGTATTGGACCAACGATACTTTACGGGCACACTCGACATCCGAGAAGTGGTCTATACTGGTGCGCCGCTTACTATAATCGGGTCTTTGAAGCTGGAGTACTACTAATCGGGAAACTCCTGTCCGGCATAAATGGGGATCTCTTGTAAAAGTGAGCGCATTAATGACACCTCATTTCATTCTTGACCCCACTTGTCGTGGCCTTCCTCCTGAGCGTACTTCAGCAACACGTCAGGGTATGCACTGAGCGTGAATAACCGTGAAGCTGTCCCCATTTCCCTAGCTCAACGCTATTGAGCGTATCTTTGAGCACAACAGGCCAAGTCTGGCATCATCGGCGAAACATCGGCGTGAACTTGCCGTATCCGCACCGGTTTTCCGGTTAGCCAAGCCGGAGGTCAGCGCTTGTATTTGTTGTTTCACCGAGTAGCGATGCTCGAGCTCGCATTGCCGGACTTCCGGCAGGGCATCACCGGCGCGTTGGAACCAGGCGAGTCGTGTGAAGAGGCGGCCATGCGCGAAGTGTGAGGGGTGAATGAGAATCGCCACGTGCCAGCTGCCGGAAGTTCATGGCGATGTGACTCGCGCCCTATCACTGATGAGCGTGTACTCGCTCGAGGCGGAACGTCGCGGCGCCGATCTCGTCTGCTTCCCCGAGTGCTTTCTTCAGGGCTACGACATTCGTCCGGAACACATCGCCGGTGTCGCTGTGGAGCTCGGCTCGCCCATCATTGATGACACGCGTAGATCTTTGAGCGCCGTCCAGCCTGTCATCGTCTTCGGTCTGATCGAAAAAGCTGGTCGCGTTGCTTTCAATTCGGCACTGGCGCTACAAGGCGGGAGGGTCATCGCTCACTATAGGAAGACCCACCTGCTTGAGAGTGAAGCACGCGTGTTCGCGCGCGGAAGTGGTTCCCCCATATTCGAGGTCCGAGGGACCAACGTGGGGATCAACATCT encodes:
- a CDS encoding TonB-dependent siderophore receptor gives rise to the protein MSLLDNLHLHGGGRFDYFKQIRTVRPTDIDPTQTEQNQSDIAFSPSVGVTYQPWKPIALFANYTESFSPQAGGTRSFAGTLFDPERGKAYEGGVKFQFFEDRLRARVAAFHIKKKNVLSTDPLNGFEFSVLTGEQRSQGIEFDVAGRLLPGWDIIANYAYIDARITKDLMFLEGSRLNNSALHQGSLWTTYFLQEGPLKGLGAGVGMYAQGKRNGTFQCTDPANCAAPFELPGYVRMDAAVYYRKPEIFSRTNLLAAVNFTNVLDQRYFTGTLDIREVVYTGAPLTIIGSLKLEYY
- a CDS encoding IS256 family transposase, translating into MRRETRQRKQVLAGLRAMTGEDRMLGTLVRVIHSGKQALDAVMLEMGRMVGESIMLMEREEIAGPDYHPTDPALQKWAHEDGSIFLGDQKVKVTRPRLRHVTQGELTLQSYARMRAPGAFSEELLAKILRGVSAQRYADTVIEAAGAFGVSASSVSRKLVELTATKLKAFQQRSLADVTPFALFLDTIHRGGEAFLVALGVDQGGEKKALGFWQGSSENHEICEALFVDLERRGLVLSRRILFVTDGGSGLIKALRARFGKKLVHQRCAIHKSRNLQRHLAKPYRAEAHRRLMTALEQTSYADARRMLQELEAWLRTKNESAATSLREAFEELLTLHRLKVPPLLRKTLISTNPIESMFSLVRHSERNLKRIRGSVMLQRWLGTVLLCCEQRFRKVKGYAEITQIRATIETEQTEAASVPSKKAA